From a region of the Impatiens glandulifera chromosome 4, dImpGla2.1, whole genome shotgun sequence genome:
- the LOC124936147 gene encoding UDP-glycosyltransferase 73C4-like translates to MAAMSSPSSHETLIHIVFVPLLSPGHFIPMIDLAKLIATRPGVKATIFITPTIAARYNQSSESDSIPISFVQIPFPTDEFGLPEGCETADTLPSGQLGKYGSALMVWQTSVEHFIEKMEPFPTCMISDRFIPQIAGFANRLGLKRVIFDGMGCLGLLVTHQIEVSKIDQTVEESEPFLVPGLPHEIELTRKQIPNFSLQESPSVIEYQNKIKEVNRRAYGILINSFEELEPDYIMELRKIHKNRAWCVGPLSLLKKEKAIGGNKAAIEEHECLKWLNNQDSGSVIYVCLGSLSKIAPSQMAELGIALQASNRPFIWVLRATETKGEIEKWMSENKFEEMTNGRGLLVWGWVPQVLILSHKAVGGFLTHCGWNSTIEGISSGVPMITWPLFGEQFFNEKLISQILGFGVSVGAKISIGIATEQTEVKVLIKSEEILEAIEKVMDGDDGGMERRKRLRDMSEAAKKATEEGGSSYHNLTLLLQDLILS, encoded by the coding sequence ATGGCGGCGATGTCTTCTCCATCCTCCCATGAAACCCTAATTCACATTGTTTTTGTTCCCTTGTTATCCCCAGGCCATTTCATCCCCATGATAGATCTGGCTAAGCTCATAGCTACGCGTCCTGGCGTTAAAGCCACCATCTTCATCACTCCCACTATTGCAGCCAGATACAACCAATCGTCGGAATCCGATTCAATCCCCATCAGTTTCGTCCAAATACCTTTTCCGACCGACGAATTTGGCCTGCCGGAAGGCTGCGAAACAGCAGACACACTCCCGTCGGGACAATTGGGCAAGTACGGTTCTGCACTCATGGTATGGCAGACTTCAGTTGAGCATTTCATCGAAAAGATGGAGCCTTTTCCAACTTGCATGATATCCGACAGGTTTATTCCTCAAATTGCCGGATTTGCAAACAGGTTAGGTCttaaaagagtcatctttgACGGAATGGGTTGTTTAGGTCTTTTAGTTACTCATCAAATTGAAGTATCTAAAATTGATcaaactgttgaagaatcagaACCTTTTCTTGTTCCTGGTTTACCCCATGAAATTGAATTAACAAGAAAACAGATACCCAATTTCAGTTTACAGGAATCACCTTCAGTGATAgaatatcaaaacaaaataaaagaagttaATCGACGAGCTTACGGGATCTTAATCAACAGCTTTGAAGAATTAGAACCTGATTACATAATGGAATTGCgaaaaatacacaaaaacagAGCATGGTGCGTTGGACCCTTATCTttgttgaaaaaagaaaaagcaaTTGGAGGAAACAAAGCAGCAATCGAAGAGCACGAATGTCTTAAATGGCTTAATAATCAAGACTCGGGCTCCGTTATTTATGTATGTCTTGGAAGTCTGAGTAAAATCGCTCCATCGCAGATGGCGGAGCTGGGCATAGCCCTGCAGGCATCCAACCGCCCCTTCATCTGGGTATTGAGGGCAACGGAGACGAAGGGGGAGATAGAGAAATGGATGTCGGAAAACAAGTTCGAGGAAATGACAAATGGTAGAGGTCTTTTGGTATGGGGATGGGTGCCCCAAGTACTTATTCTGTCTCATAAGGCTGTTGGGGGATTTCTTACTCATTGCGGTTGGAATTCGACTATTGAAGGGATAAGTTCGGGGGTTCCGATGATAACTTGGCCTCTTTTTGGGGAACAGTTTTTCAATGAGAAGTTGATTTCGCAGATTTTAGGATTTGGTGTGAGTGTTGGAGCAAAGATATCTATTGGTATTGCAACGGAACAAACAGAGGTGAAGGTGCTCATAAAAAGTGAGGAGATTTTGGAAGCGATCGAGAAGGTGATGGATGGAGACGATGGAGGAATGGAGAGGAGGAAACGACTGAGGGATATGAGTGAGGCGGCGAAGAAAGCGACGGAAGAAGGTGGATCTTCTTATCATAATCTTACTCTATTGCTTCAAGATTTGATCCTTTCATAA
- the LOC124937018 gene encoding UDP-glycosyltransferase 73C4-like translates to MAISSPSHQTQIHIVFVPMLAPGHFIPMIDMAKLLAIHGGIKATIIITPTIAARYNQSSEPSSNSIPISFVQIPFPSDEFGLPEGCETVDTLPSGQWANFGSALKIWQTSVENFIEKMEPLPTCMISDRFIPQVAGIAERLGLKRIIFDGMGCLNLLITHQIEVSKIYETVEESEHFVVPGLPHEIELTKKQIPSFICPVLPSMIEYRDNIKEADRHAYGILINSFEELEPDYIVELQKIYKNRAWCIGPLSLRNKEKKEKAIRGNKAAIDEHECLKWLDNQDSDSVIYACLGSLSKIAPPQLAELGLALEKSNRPFIWVLRATETKLEIEKWMLENKYEERIHGRGLLIWGWAPQVLILSHKAVGGFITHCGWNSTIEGISSGVPMITWPLFGEQFFNEKLVSQILGVGVSVGAKTSIGITSEQTEVEVLVKNEEILEAIEKVMNGDEGGTERRKRAKEMSEAAKKATEEGGSSYHNITMFLQDMVIS, encoded by the coding sequence ATGGCGATTTCTTCTCCATCCCATCAAACCCAAATCCACATAGTTTTTGTTCCCATGTTAGCCCCAGGCCATTTCATCCCCATGATAGATATGGCTAAGTTATTAGCTATACATGGTGGCATCAAAGCCACCATCATCATCACTCCCACTATTGCAGCCAGATACAACCAATCGTCAGAACCCAGTTCAAATTCAATCCCCATCAGTTTCGTCCAAATACCTTTTCCGTCCGACGAATTCGGCCTGCCGGAAGGCTGCGAAACAGTAGACACACTCCCGTCAGGACAATGGGCTAATTTCGGTTCTGCACTCAAGATATGGCAGACTTCAGTTGAGAATTTCATCGAAAAGATGGAGCCTTTACCAACTTGTATGATATCCGACAGGTTTATTCCTCAAGTTGCTGGAATTGCAGAGAGGTTAGGTCTTAAAAGAATTATCTTTGATGGAATGGGTTGTTTAAATCTTTTAATCACTCATCAAATTGAAGTGTCTAAAATTTATgaaactgttgaagaatcagaACACTTTGTTGTTCCTGGTTTACCTCATGAAATTGAATTGACAAAAAAACAGATACCAAGTTTCATTTGTCCGGTATTACCTTCAATGATTGAATATCGAGACAATATAAAAGAAGCTGATCGTCATGCTTACGGGATTCTAATCAACAGTTTTGAAGAATTGGAACCTGATTACATTGTCGAATTGCAAAAAATATACAAGAACAGAGCATGGTGCATTGGACCCTTATCACTCCGTAacaaagagaagaaagaaaaagctATTAGGGGAAACAAAGCCGCAATCGACGAGCACGAATGTCTTAAATGGCTCGATAATCAAGACTCAGACTCCGTAATATACGCGTGTCTAGGAAGCCTGAGTAAAATCGCTCCGCCGCAGTTGGCGGAGCTAGGACTAGCCCTTGAGAAATCCAACCGTCCCTTCATTTGGGTATTGAGGGCAACCGAGACAAAACTAGAGATAGAGAAATGGATGTTGGAAAACAAGTACGAGGAAAGGATACATGGAAGAGGTCTTTTGATATGGGGATGGGCGCCACAAGTACTTATTCTGTCTCATAAGGCTGTCGGGGGATTTATTACACATTGCGGTTGGAATTCGACTATTGAAGGGATAAGTTCGGGGGTTCCTATGATTACTTGGCCACTTTTCGGGGAACAATTTTTCAATGAGAAGTTGGTTTCGCAGATTTTAGGAGTTGGTGTGAGTGTTGGAGCGAAGACGTCTATTGGTATTACCTCGGAACAAACAGAGGTGGAGGTGCTAGTAAAAAATGAGGAGATTTTGGAAGCGATCGAGAAGGTGATGAATGGAGACGAGGGAGGAACGGAGAGGAGGAAACGAGCGAAAGAAATGAGTGAGGCGGCGAAGAAAGCGACAGAAGAGGGAGGATCGTCTTACCATAATATTACTATGTTCCTTCAAGATATGGTCATTTCATAA